A region from the Lycium barbarum isolate Lr01 chromosome 8, ASM1917538v2, whole genome shotgun sequence genome encodes:
- the LOC132607567 gene encoding probable auxin efflux carrier component 1b codes for MISLSDLYHVLTAVVPLYVAMILAYGSVKWWKIFTPDQCSGINRFVALFAVPLLSFHFIASNNPYEMNYRFIAADTLQKIIVLFVLAIWSRISSRGSLEWSITLFSLSTLPNTLVMGIPLLKGMYGNESGSLMVQIVVLQCIIWYTLMLFLFEYRGAKMLIAEQFPDNGGSIVSFKIDSDVISLDGKEPLETQAEVGEDGKLHVTVRKSTSSRSEIFSRRSHGGHNSGLSLTPRPSNLTNAEIYSLQSSRNPTPRGSSFNHTDFYSMVNGKNANMSPRHSNYGNFGVDEESGVAGYGRQGNAGYPAPTNAGIFSPATGPATKKANGKEGGKDLHMFVWSSSASPVSEGGLHVFRGGGGEYGNELGVGAHPKDYDEFGREEFTFGNKQNQEGPVVRSSSTTELRPKIAQEETKATAMPPASVMTRLILIMVWRKLIRNPNTYSSLIGLTWSLVSFRWNVQMPAIIAKSIAILSDAGLGMAMFSLGLFMALSPRIIACGKTIAIFSMAVRFLTGPAVMAAASIAVGLRGALLHIAIVQAALPQGIVPFVFAKEYGVHPDILSTGVIFGMLVALPITLVYYILLGL; via the exons ATGATATCACTTTCAGACCTTTACCATGTTCTTACTGCTGTAGTTCCACTATATGTAGCTATGATCTTAGCTTATGGTTCAGTAAAATGGTGGAAAATATTTACCCCTGACCAATGTTCTGGTATTAACAGATTTGTTGCTCTTTTTGCTGTTCCATTGTTGTCTTTTCATTTCATTGCTTCAAACAATCCATATGAAATGAACTACAGGTTTATAGCTGCTGATACACTTCAAAAAATCATAGTCCTGTTTGTGTTAGCCATTTGGTCAAGAATTAGTTCAAGAGGGTCACTTGAATGGTCCATTACTTTGTTTTCACTTTCCACTTTACCAAACACTTTAGTTATGGGAATACCTTTGTTAAAAGGTATGTATGGTAATGAATCAGGGAGTTTAATGGTGCAAATTGTTGTGCTTCAGTGTATTATTTGGTACACTTTGATGCTCTTTTTGTTTGAGTATAGAGGTGCTAAAATGCTTATTGCTGAACAGTTTCCTGATAATGGAGGGTCAATTGTGTCATTTAAAATTGATTCTGATGTTATTTCATTAGATGGTAAAGAACCTTTAGAAACTCAAGCTGAGGTTGGTGAAGATGGAAAATTACATGTAACTGTTAGAAAATCAACTAGTTCAAGGTCTGAAATATTTTCAAGAAGATCACATGGGGGTCATAATTCTGGTCTTTCATTAACTCCTAGACCATCAAACTTAACAAATGCTGAGATTTATTCATTGCAATCTTCAAGAAATCCAACTCCTAGAGGTTCTAGCTTTAACCATACTGATTTTTACTCAATGGTGAATGGTAAAAATGCAAATATGAGTCCAAGGCATTCAAATTATGGAAATTTTGGTGTTGATGAGGAGAGTGGAGTTGCTGGATATGGGAGGCAGGGGAATGCAGGGTACCCTGCTCCTACTAATGCTGGAATCTTTTCTCCGGCGACCGGTCCGGCAACAAAGAAGGCTAATGGTAAAGAAGGCGGAAAAGATCTTCATATGTTTGTTTGGAGTTCAAGTGCTTCACCAGTATCTGAAGGAGGGCTTCATGTCTTTAGGGGAGGAGGAGGTGAATATGGCAATGAGCTTGGTGTTGGGGCCCACCCAAAAG attatgatgaatttggccgagaaGAGTTCACATTTGGAAACAAACAGAACCAGGAAGGTCCAGTGGTGCGTTCGAGCTCTACAACCGAGCTCCGTCCAAAGATTGCTCAAGAAGAGACCAAAGCTACTGCCATGCCACCAGCTAGTGTCATGACAAGGCTCATTTTGATTATGGTTTGGCGAAAACTTATTAGGAACCCGAATACTTACTCAAGCCTCATTGGCCTTACTTGGTCCTTGGTCTCGTTCAG GTGGAATGTTCAAATGCCTGCTATTATAGCTAAATCAATAGCGATTCTTTCTGATGCTGGTCTTGGAATGGCAATGTTTAGTCTTG GTTTGTTCATGGCATTGTCGCCTAGAATCATTGCTTGTGGAAAAACGATTGCTATCTTCTCAATGGCTGTGAGATTTCTTACTGGTCCTGCAGTTATGGCTGCGGCCTCCATTGCTGTTGGACTTCGAGGTGCCCTTTTGCATATTGCTATCGTTCAG GCAGCTCTACCTCAGGGAATTGTTCCGTTTGTCTTTGCCAAGGAATATGGTGTCCATCCTGATATATTGAGCACAGG GGTTATATTTGGTATGTTAGTAGCTCTTCCTATCACTTTGGTCTACTACATTTTGCTGGGGCTTTGA
- the LOC132605518 gene encoding uncharacterized protein LOC132605518, with product MTTQIPEYVEPKTPKKSKVADHLEPWIQLEGKVVFVTGASSGIGREFCLDLARSGCRVIAAARRVDRLKSLCHEINTTASSNSHLVRAVAIELDVTADGPTIEASAKKAWEAFGHIDALINNAGVRGGTKSALDISEEEWCKTYKTNLTGAWLVSKYIGRYMKTANKGGSIINISSAIGLGRVLVPGVTAYSSSKAAMDSMTKIMALELGKENIRVNAIAPGLFKSEITEKLLQKDWLKNVAKRTLPLKASGTTDPALTSLVRYLVHDSSNYVTGNIFIVDAGYTLPGFPIFSSL from the exons ATGACAACACAAATACCAGAATATGTTGAGCCTAAGACTCCAAAAAAGAGCAAGGTGGCTGACCATTTGGAACCATGGATACAATTGGAAGGCAAAGTGGTGTTTGTCACCGGTGCATCGTCGGGGATCGGCCGTGAATTCTGCCTTGACCTAGCTAGGTCAGGTTGCAGAGTCATTGCGGCCGCTCGCCGGGTGGACCGATTGAAGTCCCTTTGTCATGAAATTAATACAACGGCTAGTTCAAATTCACATCTTGTTAGAGCTGTGGCTATTGAACTTGATGTTACTGCTGATGGTCCAACTATTGAAGCATCAGCAAAGAAAGCTTGGGAAGCTTTTGGCCACATTGATGCTCTTATTAACAATGCTGGTGTTAGAG GTGGAACAAAATCAGCATTGGATATTTCGGAGGAAGAGTGGTGTAAAACTTATAAGACGAATTTGACAGGAGCTTGGCTAGTTTCCAAGTATATTGGAAGATACATGAAAACTGCAAATAAGGGAGGTTCCATTATTAATATTTCATCTGCTATTGGTTTGGGTAGAGTATTAGTGCCTGGGGTTACAGCCTATAGTTCCTCCAAGGCTGCCATGGATTCCATGACTAAG ATAATGGCATTAGAGTTGGGAAAAGAAAACATTAGAGTGAATGCAATAGCTCCAGGGCTTTTCAAATCAGAGATTACTGAGAAATTACTGCAAAAGGATTGGCTAAAAAATGTAGCAAAAAGAACTCTTCCACTGAAAGCTTCTGGTACAACAGATCCAGCATTAACTTCACTAGTCAGATATTTGGTCCATGATTCTTCCAATTATGTAACTGGCAACATATTTATTGTTGATGCTGGTTATACTCTACCTGGATTCCCCATATTTTCTTCTCTATAA